In the genome of Bacillus thuringiensis, the window AAGACCTAAATCATGACCAAATTCATGTGCGAATACACCAACCGCTCCGTCTTCTGGCTCAATTGTGTAGTCGTATGCTGCCATCTTACCGCCCCAGTTATCAACTTTTGCTTTTGTTCCTTCAATTGGATATGGTGTTCCAAGGTGCCAACGATGTGACCAAATTGCATCATCACCTAGTCTACCACCACCTCCATCTTGCCCAACTCCAGCGTGAATGACCATTAAGTGATCGATTAGACCATCTGGTTCATTTTTATTGCCATTACCATTATTGTCATATTGATCGTATTCGTCAAATTCAGATAAATCAATACCGCTTTCTACAGCCGCATTTAATGCCTCTTTTACAAAATCACGAGGTCCTTTCGGTCCCATATTATCATGACCGCCATCTCCTGCATCTGCGCCATAATCTGCCGCATTACCAGGAACTGTCAACCACTTTGTTACTGTGCCATCTACTGTATAACTACCACCAGATTGCTCTTCATAATATTGTTTAAATGTTGGTACTTTTGAACCATCAAAAAGTGTAAATGGCTCATTACCAAATAACATTTTTTGATAATGTTCTGGATTAAAATCATTTGAATACATATAACCTGGTACTTGATCAATATTGTTATGCTTAAAGTCAGCAAACTCTACTAGCAATACGAGAACTTTATCTTTACGAACATCACCGTTATATTGTTTTTGCTTCGCTGAAGTAGTTGGTACTTTGCCGTTTAATCCCCCTTTAACCGGCTCTTGTCCCGCTACTGGACCACTAGCAGGTTGATCTGCTTTTTCTTTCTCATCTGCTTTTGCATCTTTAACTTTTTTCAAAAAGTCAGCAGCTTCTCTCGTAACACTATCCCCTGCTGCTGGTTCTTTTCCCGCATTTTCTCCTTTTTTCTTCTCTACGTATTTTTCAACAGCTTTTAATGTGTCTTCTTTCGACGTAGATTCACTAATTACACCGCGTTTCTTGAGCGCATCTGCTAAACGCTCCTCTTGAATTAAATTTTCATCAATCGGACTTAAAGTTCCTCCATTAGACGGCGTTGCCGCATAAACAGATTGACCCCCATACCCAAATGTGCAACTAAGCACAGCTGCCGCCGCAAGCGTAGACAGCACTTTAAAAGGCTTTTTCTTCATCCCTATTCCTCCCCAATATAAAATACGATACAACGTTTATATAATAATGAAAATTCAGACAATTCACAAGATGTTGTCTGAATTTGTAATATTTTTGAAAATATTCTTTAGTTCAAATTGATATACATTCTGATTCAACAATGTTCCGTGTTAGTAATATCTGGATGAAAAATAAAGAGATCATCCACTATAATTAGTGATTGATCCCTTTATTATCTAAGGTGCAACTATAACACTTCAATATACCCTTCTGTTCCATGCACCCGAATTCGTTGCCCATCTTTTATTAATTTCGTAGCATTCTCTACTCCAACGACTGCTGGTAATCCATACTCACGTGCAATCACTGCTCCGTGCGTCATAAGCCCGCCGACTTCAGTGACTAACCCTTTTATAGAAACAAACAAAGGTGTCCAGCCAGGATCGGTAAATGCCGTAACTAATATATCTCCATCTTCCAAATTCGCGTCTTCCATATTTAAAATAACGCGTGCTCTCCCCTCAACCACTCCAGAAGAAACAGGCAAACCTACTATTGCTTCAGCTGGGAGATTTTCTCGGTTGTACTTACCTGTAATGATTTCTCCATCAGACGTGATAACACGCGGGGGTGTTAGTTTTTCATATAATTTGTACTCATTTTTTTGTTTATGAATAACCTCGTCATCTAGTTTATTCGTGCGGACGACTTCGTGAAGTTCTTCAAAAGTTAGATAGTATATATCTTCTATTTCATTAATAACGTTATTTTGCACAAGTTTCTCTGCTTCTTTCAGTAATGCCTGCTTATATATGAAATAACGATGAATCATGCCGTATTTCGGATATTCACGATAACCGATGAAATTGCGGATGTTACGAATCATTCTCTTCGTCTCTTCTACTTTTTGTTCCCCATCCGGCAAGTGCTGCAATCGCTCTAACAACTCTTCTTCTTTTTTCAAAGCTTCCTGCAGCCCTTCTGCAAACTTCCGTTTACTAGCACCATATTCAAAGTCTCTTATATGATTTAAAATCATCGGTATAATTGTAGCTGGCTGTTCACTCCAGCGCGTTTTCGTAATGTCGATTTCTCCGCTACATCTCATTCCATATTTATTTAGAAAAGCATCGATTGCATCTCGAGCTTTCTCCCCGCCTTTAAACTGAACTAATTCATCTAAAAAGCTATCATCTTCTACATGCTGTAAATACGCAATGACTTCTGGATACGGCCGAATCACATCTGCCACATCCAATAACGCTAGCCCCATTTCTGACGTAATATTATTTTGTACGGATTGAGAAAGCGTGTCTGCTGCGTTTTTTTCACCTAACCATTGTTCCATCTTTTCATTGATCCATGTCGAAGCATTCATACCTGCCATAATAATAGCTATACTTTGCGGACTAAATAATACTTTCTTTAATTGCTGAATGTCTTCTAAAATAAAATCAAGTACATCCACCCCTGATTTCGTTTGCATGTTTCGTTTTAACTCTTCTATTGATGATTGGCTATTCTTTATTAAATCCGTAACGATTTCTGGATCGTTTTCATGTTGTGGCTGCGAATTTGCAGGTGGCACACTTTTACTAAGATTCTTTTCTTTTTCATCATCCGATAACAATTTAATAAAATTCTCTCGCTCAATTACAGTCGTTAATGCATCTCGTATGAGCGGATCTGATTTGCCTAAAGTGTTGATTAAGTAATCTCTGCTAGCAGGTGAAGCTAATCTTTGCGTAGCATCAACAAATAGTCTTCCTCCAGCTTTACACATAGGTGCACTAGTCGTTAACAGGA includes:
- the ppsA gene encoding phosphoenolpyruvate synthase, coding for MSSFVLDFQEIEKTQLFLVGGKGLNLGELSNIQGIQVPEGFCVTTVGYEQAIGKNEAFQTLLNQLAMLKIEERDQIGEISKKIREVIMAVEIPVDVVELVAHYLSHFGDEHAYAVRSSATAEDLPYASFAGQQDTYLNIIGKENILQHIKKCWASLFTDRAVIYRMQNGFDHNQVSICVVVQKMVFPEASGILFTADPITSNRKVLSIDASFGLGEALVSGLVSADNYRVKEDEIVEKVIATKKLAIYGRKEGGTVRKKIAPNQQKVQTLTEQQILQLARIGRQIEAYFGCPQDIEWCLVDDTFYIVQSRPITTLYPIPEVNDGENHVYVSVGHQQMMTDAMKPLGLSFFLLTTSAPMCKAGGRLFVDATQRLASPASRDYLINTLGKSDPLIRDALTTVIERENFIKLLSDDEKEKNLSKSVPPANSQPQHENDPEIVTDLIKNSQSSIEELKRNMQTKSGVDVLDFILEDIQQLKKVLFSPQSIAIIMAGMNASTWINEKMEQWLGEKNAADTLSQSVQNNITSEMGLALLDVADVIRPYPEVIAYLQHVEDDSFLDELVQFKGGEKARDAIDAFLNKYGMRCSGEIDITKTRWSEQPATIIPMILNHIRDFEYGASKRKFAEGLQEALKKEEELLERLQHLPDGEQKVEETKRMIRNIRNFIGYREYPKYGMIHRYFIYKQALLKEAEKLVQNNVINEIEDIYYLTFEELHEVVRTNKLDDEVIHKQKNEYKLYEKLTPPRVITSDGEIITGKYNRENLPAEAIVGLPVSSGVVEGRARVILNMEDANLEDGDILVTAFTDPGWTPLFVSIKGLVTEVGGLMTHGAVIAREYGLPAVVGVENATKLIKDGQRIRVHGTEGYIEVL